From the genome of Schistocerca piceifrons isolate TAMUIC-IGC-003096 chromosome 6, iqSchPice1.1, whole genome shotgun sequence:
tgatactgcgtgaagagtttgacagagcactgaaagacctgagtcgaaacaaagcccccggagtagacaatattccattggaactactgacggccgtgggagagccagtcctgacaaaactctaccatctggtgagcacgatgtatgagacaggcgaaattccctcggacttcaagaagaatataataattccaatcccaaagaaagcaggtgttgacagatgtgaaaattaccgaactatcagcttaataagtcacagctgcaaaatactaacgcgaattctttacagacgaatggaaaaactagtagaagccaacctcggggaagatcagtttggattccgtagaaacactggaacacgtgaggcaatactgaccttacgacttatcttagaagaaagagtaaggaaaggcaaacctacgtttctagcatttgtagacttagagaaagcttttgacaatgttgactggaatactctctttcaaattctaaaggtggcaggggtaaaatacagggagcgaaaggctatttacagtttgtacagaaacaagatggcagttataagagtcgagggacatgaaagggaagcagtggttgggaatggagtaagacagggttgtagcctctccccgatgttgttcaatctgtatattgagcaagcagtaaaggaaacaaaagaaaaattcggagtaggtattaaaattcatggagaagaaataaaaactttgaggttcgccgatgacattgtaattctgtccgagacagcaaaggacttggaagagcagttgaatggaatggacagtgtcttgaaaggaggatataagatgaacatcaacaaaagcaaaacaaggataatggaatgtagcctaattaagtcgggtgatgctgagggaattagattaggaaatgaggcatttaaagtagtaaaggagttttgctatttggggagcaaaataactgatgatggtcgaagtagagaggatataaaatgtaggctggcaatggcaaggaaagcgtttctgaagaagagaaatttgttaacatccagtattgatttaagtgtcaggaagtcatttctgaaagtattcgtatggagtgtagccatgtatggaagtgaaacatggacgataaatagtttggacaagaagagaatagaagctttcgaaatgtggtgctacagaagaatgctgaagattagatgggtagatcacataactaatgaggaagtattgaataggattggggagaagagaagtttgtggcacaacttgaccagaagaagggatcggttggtaggacatgttctgaggcatcaagggatcaccaatttagtattggagggcagcgtggagggtaaaaatcgtagagggagaccaagagatgaatacactaagcagattcagaaggatgtaggttgcagtaggtactgggagatgaaaaagcttgcacaggatagagtagcatggagagctgcatcaaaccagtctcaggactgaagaccacaacaacaacatacatggattggagaaattagtaaattctttaaattgagatgaatgattgccaaaagttaatttttataagaaagattattattaagagatttttttaaacatttacatgggacttgatataacaatggtACATAtccgcgaggctgcttttaccttattctacaacgctcaggcaccgccatcgctccgcacgaccggcccagccagctCCATACACTGCTCGCTACAACTAATTCCTACTGCTCCACAGtgcctactgcatacaacactgctctttggtctgagattctcttataacttacatatcacaggcagcgctcgagcaatccatcgaaattacatctgctcgagtgtgctagcaacaaattccttaatcatgggtCTCTTACAATGTTCTTGCGGCTCTAGGTCTCggcctgagggtgtctttcagTTTCCTGTCTCTCTCACCCCAGTTCTGCGGGGTCTGATGCAGGATCCTAGCCCAAGGTTGTGGGTGAAGTCCCCAGCGGCAACTGCGGCGGAGGAGGAGATCTCTGTTACGGTGCATATGCTTGGCGGATGGGGCAACGGATCCGGAGTACCGTAGGCGACAGTAGGGTTCAACCTGAACAAGCCGGCAACGCCTGCAACCCACTCAACTCCACACGTAGTTATCTGGAGTACCGTAGGCGACACTAGGGTTCAACCTGAAGAAGTCGGCAATTCCTGCAACCCACTCAACTCCATACGTAGTGACCCATCGCTCCTGTGTTTGGGTCGAGAGAGAGCTATGAACGCTGAGCAAATTCGTGGCTTTTAAATACGACCCAGGCGATGCAGTGCCTGTGGAGAGGACACTCCGCCTGTGCCTGTAAAGATGCAGATAACAACACGGGGAGTCGCAGTTACCGGTTTTAAGCCTTGCGCTGAGGGACGTGAGTGCGGGCGCCAGGGGTGACTCTCGTCGACGGGATAGCCCATTGCGGCTAACTGACTGGTTACCgcccgcctcaagctgggcagcccccagccagtaaggtatgggtggaggttatacttaacagccgaactaagttaataattggcgccttctaccgacccccagactccgatgatacagttgctgaacagttcagagaaaatttgagtctcgtaacaacaaaataccccactcatacggttatagttggtgtgGACTTCAACCTTTCCTCGAtacgttggcaaaaatacttgttcaaaaccggtggtaggcagaaaacatcttccgagattgtcctaaatgcattctccgaaaattatttcgagcagttagtccacgaacccacgcgaattgtaaatggttgcgaaaacacacttgacctcttagccacaaacaatccagagctaatagagagcatcatgactgatacagggattagtgatcgcaaggtcgttgtagctatgctcaataccgtttcttccaaatccaccagaaacaaaagcaaaataatttcatttaaaaaagcgCATAAAGTATTACTagaaaccttcctaagagacaatctccattccttccgaactgactatgcaaatgtagacgagatgtggttcaaattcaaagatatagtagcaacagcaattgagagattcatacctcataaattggtaagagatggaactgatcccccatggtatacaaaacaggtccgaacactgttgcagaggcaacggaaaaagcatgcgaagttcagaagaacgcgaaatcccgaagattggctaaaatttacagacgcgcgaaatttggcacggacttcaatgcgagatgcctttaataggttccacaacgaaacatcgtctcgaaatttggtagaaaatccgaagaaattctggtcgtatgtaaagtacacaagcggcaagacgcagtcaataccttcgctgcccagtgccgatggtactgttaccgacgactgtgccgctaaagcggagttattgaacgcagttttccgaaattccttcaccagggacgACGAATGGAACATTCCagcatttgaaacacgaacagctgctagcattagtttcttagaagtagataccttaggggttgcgaagcaactcaaatcgcttgatatgggcaagtcttcaggtccagattgtctaccgattaggttcctttcagattacgctgatacaatagctccctacttagcattcatatacaaccgctcgctcaccgatagatctgtacctacagattggaaaattgcgcaggtcgcaccagtgcttaagaagggtagtaggagtaatccatcgaactacagacctatatcattgacgccggtttgcaatagggttttggagcatatactgtattcaaactgtggtgtcaccgccagacaccacacttgctaggtggtagcctttaaatcggtcgcggtccattagtatacgtcggacccgcgtgtcgccactgtcagtgatagcagaccgagcgccaccacacggcaggtctagagagacgtactggcactcgccccagttgtacagccgacttagccagagatggatcactgacaactacgctctcatttgccgagacgatagttagcatagccttcagctacgtcatttgctacgacctagcaagacgccatagcaattgatattattttatattgtggttataacatgtaccgtcaagagagatgttctacaattgtggattaaagttaagtattacatcaactacgtactttatttgctactattaattcctttaacagttccagacctcacgccaatctgcgtgagcttaacgcgtgcctttcggcttcctctcattgtgacttggctgtcttgccaagtcacaacacaaacattatgaatcacctcgaagggaacgatctattgatacgtaatcagcatggtttcagaaaacatcgttcttgtgcaacgcagctagctctttattcgtacgaagtaatggccgctatctcaggttgattccgtattccttgctttccggaaagcttttgacaccgttcctcacaagcgacttctaatcaagctgcgggcctatggggtatcgtctcagttgtgcaactggattcgtgatttcctgtcaagaaggtcgcagttcgtagtaatagacggaaaatcatcgagtaaaactgaagtgatatgaggtgttccccagggaagcgtcctgggacctctgctgttcctgatctatataaatgacgtgggtgacaatctgagcagttctcttaggttgttcgcagatgatgctgtaatttaccgtctagttaggccatccgaagaccagtatcagttgcaaagcgatttagaaaagattgctgtatggtgtggcaggtggcagttgacgctaaataacgaatagtgtgaggtgatccacatgagttccaaaagaaatccgttggaattcgattactcgataaatagtaaaattttcaaggctgtcaattcaactaagtacctgggtgtttaaattacgaacaaattcagttggaaagaccacatagataatattgtggggaaggcgagccaaaggttgcgtttcattggcaggacacttagaagatgcaacaagtccacttaagagacagcttacactacactcgttcgtcctctgttagaatattgctgcgtggtgtgggatccttaccaggtgggattgacggaggacaccgaaagggtgcaaaaaagggcagctcgttttgtattatcacgtaataggggagagagtgtggcagatatgatacgcgagttgggatggaagtcattcaagcaaagacgtttttcgtcgcagcgagatctatttacgaaatttcagtcaccaactttctcttccgattgcgaaaatattttgttgggcccaacctaaataggtaggaatgatcatcaaaataaaataagagaaatcagaactcgaacagaaaggtttaggtgttcgtttttcccgcgcgctgttcgggagtggaatggtagaaagatagtatgattgtggttcgatgaaccctctgccaagcacttaaatgtgaattgcagagtagtcatgtagatgtaggtgtaccaGTCCGTCCCCCACCTTGCGCTTCTATGGGTGTATGGAGCAGCAAGCATCTCGCAGTGCTTGATACAAGGTGGGTTACTGAGGCACCTGGAAAAACAACAATAAAGTAGCTCATATGAGCAAAACCAACTATTCAATAACCCGATTTgccacctggaatgtcagaactatgTTACCCGGATATGACACTCCTACAGATGCTGCCCCTATAGTCAGAAAAACAGCCATAATTGACAGAGAACTCCTGCGTCTTTGCGTTGATGTAGCTGCATTACAGGAAACTCGTCTCTCTGGGGAAGGCAGCCTGCGTGAAGATAATAGCACCTTTTTCTGGAAAGGGagagaaattggagaaagacgTGAACACGGAGTTGGCTTTGCAGTGCGAAACAGTTTTCTCAGCTGCTGCGAACAAACAAAATCTATGTCTGAACGATTAACAACTTTGAGATTAAAGACAACATCAGGCCCCGTCACATTAATCTCTGCATATGCTCCCACTATGAAAGCGCCACCtgaagtcaaagacatgttctaTGAAGACCTGCGGAAATGCCAGGAGAATGTTCGTGGATCAGATAAACTCATGTTactgggagactttaatgccaggGTTGGGAATAAACGGAACAACTGGACCCACTGCATTGGCCCATACGGCATtggaaatatgaatgagaacggtcAGCGACTGCTAGAACTTTgcacctctctttctctctgcatCACTAACACTTACTTCCAGAATAGAGACGTGCACAAAGTAACATGGAAACACCCACGTTCAGGCCATTGGCATCAGCTCGACTTCATCATAACCAGAAGAAGCGACCTACGTCATGTCCTTAATTCCCGCACATATCACAGTGCTGACTGTGATACTGATCACTCTTTAGTTATGACCAAATCACGGTTCACACCAAAGAAGATTCACTCAGCTGAGAGCGTTTGTCGAAGAGTGAAGATCAACACCAAAGCCATTCAAGAAGATACGCTATAAAAAAAGTTCTGTGAAGAAATTGAGATGAAACTGAATCCTGAGCAATTTATAACTGCACAGAGCACCGAAAATATGTGGCATCtagctaaagaaaatattatgcagaTAGCTATTGGAACATTTGGGATGCAGGGTAGGACTCAAAGTGACTGGTTTACTGAATGTGAAAGTGAGTTGCGTCCATATATAGACAAGAAACGTAATGCTCATATACAGGTTATGAATAATCCTAAAGACCAACGAGCAATAGCTGAATACAAGGCCTGCAAAGCAGATCTACAACGAGTTTCTCGCCATTGCGCAAATAGATATTTGACCAACCTTTGTAAAACTATTCAGATCTGCCGAGACAAAGGAGATTATAGTGGCATGTATCAAGGCATCAAAAAGGCCCTTGGACTAACAAGCAGAAAGTTCGTTGCATTAAAAGATCTAAATGGAGACCCAATCAACAATAAAAACCAGCAACTAGATAGATGGGTGCAGCACTATGCTAAACTATACTCAGAAGAGGTCAACATTTCTTCAGAAGCTCTGGGTACTTTACCAACTTACCCAGTTATGTCTGAGCTTGATGATCCTACCACTGTTGACGAATTAAAACTCGCACTTAAAAGCCTAAAGCTAGGCAAGAGTACAGGCCGTGATAACTTACCAGCAGAAATCATCAAACTTGACTGCTTTTTGCCAATATTGTATCAAATCCTACTGCAGTGCTGAGAAGAAGGCACAGTACCACAAGACATGCGAGATGCAAATATAGTAACAATCTATAAGGGAAAAGGTGACAGAGgtaattgtaacaactacagaggaatatctctCTTGAGCATTGCTGGAAAGGCGTATGCAAGAATAATCCTGAAGAGACTGGAAACCTTGGCTGCTCGGATCTACCCTGAGTCACACTGTGAATTTCGATATGGCAGATCCACTAGTGACATGATATTCACCTTGCGCGAACTACAAGAGAAGTGCCGCGAACACAGAGTGCCATTATATGTGGCTTTTGTTGACCTCAACAAAGCCTTTGACACCGTCAATAGGGAGGGACTCTACAGCATACTGGAAAAAATTGGATGTCCCCCAACTTTGCTGTCTTTAATAAGATCTTTTCACGACAATATGCGTGGCTCTGTAATCTTCGATGGCAGTACATCTAAACCATTCAGTATGAACTGTGGCGCAAGACAAGGCTGTGTGTTGGCACTACACTTTTTGGAATTTTCCTCTTAGGTCTGGTCCAAGTGCGCTACGAGATAGTCGCTCGTGAactcctgtatgctgatgatgctgcaattgttgcgaactccgcagaagagctgcaagagctagtatcaagatttagtcacgcatgccacctattctcgatgagtgtaaacagcagtaagaccgtaattatggttcagggtactaacacaaagccgaatatcacactagatggcactactctgcaagtcgtagataacttctgctatcttggatctactatagaatcaaacatgtctgttgacaaggaaattgatgctcgcattggaagagctgcgacaacttttggcaaactctctacacgtgtttggaaaaacaacaaactctctttgaccaacaaaattcttgtatatcaaatttgcgtcctcagcatccttttgtatgcaccggaaacatggactacctatgccaaacaagaacgtcgccttaatgctttccacatgcggtgcctgagatccatcctcggagtaacgtggaaggaccgagtgaccaacgaagcagtgctatcgaaaactaactgcaacagtatttcagctatcttgaagcagagacgactccgctggctgggacacgtccaccgtatggattctgacagattaccacgtgaggtgatgcttggagagatctctatagccaaaagacctgtagaacgtcctgtattgaggttcaaggactcctgtaaacgagatatggagagctttggaatcgacacaaacaggtgGGAGGCACGGGCTaacatgagaccagagtggcgtgatgatacatcatctggaatgtcgaagcatgatgaaggcttgttagacagattaaggcagaaaaagctttgcaatgctaccactgctcctgcctcagcagcccgatacacttgtgacaattgcggcaagagatgccgtgctgccattggcatGACAagccatatgaaaaaatgcaacccataaacacacagacactgcaacaatcatgtACCAAGATGTTGTGGCCAATATATAGGTCTCGGACTCGCTGGCCCGCTTTCTCGTTCATTATCCAACGCATGTCGAGTCGAAATAACCATAACTTGGCAATAAAAGATGATTTGTGTTCTCAGTTCAAACCCGATGCCATTCAGTTACAATTGTGCGTTGTGATTTTCGTCAGCCTGCctgtgctggccgagcggttctaggcgctacagtctggaaccgcgcgaccgctacggtcgcaggttcgaatcctgcctcgggcatggatgtgtgtgatgtccttaggttagttaggtttaagtagtcctaagttctaggggactgatagcctcagatgttaagtcccatagtgctcagagccatttgaaccatttgattttcgtCGAAAGTACGTCACTACACTTCCTGCAGCTTAAAGCATACGATGATGGCACCAGGAGGACTGTCTCTTTATGTGAGGAAAAATCGACATGTCGTCCCCATGTACTCGTTCAAGATGTGTTGTGCATTCAAAAGTTTTGCACATAGTCCACACAAATTTATTCGTTGTGCCACTCAAGAGTTAACAATTCATCATGCATAAGAcactacagtatctgatcaaaaatatccgaataCCCCTATGCAACGCGGAATTGACAActaaatgtcacgagaggcggtCCCGCGAGCATAAAACAAGGCGGGGAGTATTTGTTGTCAGCGATGAAACAGTAGAATAGGTAGgccaggacagctcagtgacttcgacaGTGGTCTAGATATTGGAAGTCAGGTGAGTAACCAGTCGatcaaggacatttcaaccctcCTAAAGTGGCCCAAGCTGAGCGAGGTTGCAAGAAATTGCATGAAATGCGCGGAAgaaactcgtgagttccaaagcacTACTAGCACTGTAGCTAGCATTAAGACAGAGCATACTGAGTTGAAGACAATGGTATACAATGGTAGAGCAATTCGTCACAAGCCTCACATTTCTCCAGTCATatcaagcgacgcttgaggtggtgcaaaCCACTGTACTTGCCActgtacagtggatgactggaaacgagtgatttggagcgatgaatgaCGCTATTCCCTGTGGCAATCACATGGAAGGTTTTAGGTTTGCTGAATGGTTTGAGAACGTAAACCgccatcatgtatagtgccaaAAGTGAATTACGAATGGCGTGGTGCAAAGGTAAGGGTTTATTTCGTGGTTATTAGTATAGCCCCGTTATTGAGTTTAATAAAACACTAAATGCGAAAGGATACGAACACTTTCTGCAGCACTGTGTACTGCCCGTTGGAGGAACAGTGCGGACACTAGTGTTTGCATTAGCATGACGGTGctccgaaaggacaggctaaacacggttggcggtggcgtgtttgttgctgtcagaagtagttcagcttgtcgcgaaattgaagtagatactttctgTGATTATGGGcacaggtcattgttggcaactggaataaaataataattggatccttttaccgacctcccaattcagatgatacggttgctgaaaggttcaaagaaaacctaAGTTTGATTCCAaaaacgtacccgactcatacgataatagttggtggtgactttaatttaccctcgatatgttggcgaaaataaatgttCAATTCCCGAggcacgcataaaatatcatccgaaattgtgctaaacgcattctctgaaaattatttcgagcattttacttcatgagcccacgcgaatagtaaacggctgtgaaaacacacttgacctcttaccaacaaataatcctgagttaataacgagcatcaaaaccgatatagggattagtgaacacaggcttGTCGTAGCGAGAccgaatattgtaatccccaaatcctcgaaaaataagcgaaaaatatacctattcaaaaaagcagataaaatttcacttgacgccttcctaagagacaatctccactcattccaaattaattatGTACGTGcacaccagatgtggcttgaattgaaagaaatagtatcggcagcagttgagagatttataccaaataaattaacaaacgacggagctgatcctccttggtacacaaaacgggttagaacactgttgcagaaacaacgaaacaaacatgccaaatttagacagacgcaaaatccccaagattggcgatctttcacagaagctcgaaattttgagCGGACTTCAACGCGGGATgcttataacaatttccacaacgaaacttcgtctcgaaacctggcagaaaatccaaagagattctggtcgtatgtgaagtatgttagcggcaagaaacaatcaatgccttctctgcgtgatagcaatggagatactatcgaagacagtgctgccaaagcagagttactaaacacagccctccgaaatgccttcacaaaagaagacgaagtaaatattccagaattcgaatcgagaacagctgccaacatgagtaacgtagaagtaaatatcctcggagtagtgaagcaacttcaatcacttaataaaagcaagtcttctggtccagactgtacaccaattaggttccttt
Proteins encoded in this window:
- the LOC124803263 gene encoding craniofacial development protein 2-like, whose amino-acid sequence is MLPGYDTPTDAAPIVRKTAIIDRELLRLCVDVAALQETRLSGEGSLREDNSTFFWKGREIGERREHGVGFAVRNSFLSCCEQTKSMSERLTTLRLKTTSGPVTLISAYAPTMKAPPEVKDMFYEDLRKCQENVRGSDKLMLLGDFNARVGNKRNNWTHCIGPYGIGNMNENGQRLLELCTSLSLCITNTYFQNRDVHKVTWKHPRSGHWHQLDFIITRRSDLRHVLNSRTYHSADCDTDHSLVMTKSRFTPKKIHSAESVCRRVKINTKAIQEDTL